From the genome of Aspergillus oryzae RIB40 DNA, chromosome 4:
AAGCTTGAAGAACGTATGTTACCCTTGGGTGTCGCAAGCACTAGGAGGTGAAGAGTCCCACACTCACTATTTCAGGGCAAGGCGTTGAGTCGGAATTCAAGCTGAGTCCCACTCCCTCTGATGATCCCGACGACCCTTTGGTACGGAAACCCACTTCCCCATGCTTCTGCAGCTAACGAAAAGTGTAGAACTGGTCCCCTTTAAGGAAGGCCGTTAACTTTGGGCTCACCTGCTCGTATGTCCTCTTCACCCTTGTGCTGGTGGACATCAATAGCTTGGCCTATCGGGGCTACATGTCAGAGCTGGGTTTGACCTACGCGACCTTCAACCAGGCGAGTGGGTCGAACTTCGCCGGACTCGCGATCGGATGGCTCTTATTTATCCCGTGCGTTCCAAAGTTTTGGCCGTCGCCCTATTTACTTGCTCAGTGCGATTGTGCAGTTGGCATGTGCTATCTGGTGGGCAAACTTTCACAAGGCTGGAGAACTCATTGGTGTCAGTCTGCTGGCTCTGTCAGCGAGGCCGTGGTGATGATCACCATTGTGgacctcttctttgtccatcAACATGCGCGTATGAATGGCATCTTTCTGTTTATGCAGAGCCTAGGGTCCACGGGGGGCCCGATCGCGGCTGGCTATATCGTCGTCTCAATGGGCTGGCGAtggatgtggtggatgatCGCCATCTTCCCCGGCGTCAACTTGATCCTGGtcctgttcttctttgtggAGCCAAAATACATCCCCCTTGTAGTCGGCCATTCTGGGCGCTCCGGTCTTGATCAAGAAAGCGCAATATAATACGACGATGACCAGAAGGTTGCGACACCATCGACTCTCCGAGTAGCTACTCGTTCGACGGTCGATGCCCGTCACAGTCGCAAGACCGTTCGGCAACGCCTGGCATTCGTCACCAAGACGGATATGCCAATCGTCCAGCACTTCTATCAGCCGCTGCTGATTCTCTTCTCATTCCCTGCTGTAGCCTACACGGCCATCACATACGGCACGATTCTCGCCTGGTTTTCGGCCAATACTTCATCCAGCTCTTACTTCGTCTTAGATGATCCCTATGAGTTCAGCGCCTCCGCAATTGGCCTACTCCACCTTGGGGGGTTTCTGGGCACATTCATCGCGACTCTGACCGTCCCAGCCCAGAATGACTCGTTTATTGTGCGAGCGGCTAAGAAGAACGGAAGAGTCTTCGAGCCAGATATGCGTCTCTGGATGAGCATTCCGGGCGCTCTTCTAAACTGCGCCGGTTTGTTCATTTATGGTATTGGATTGGGAAGAGCAAGATCCTTGTCTCCCCACATACATATCTCCACTGAAGAAGCTAACAACCGGCATAGGGCATGCACTGGGCGATGCTCGCGGTAGGTCAAGGGATATATGGATTCGGATTTATTACCACAGCCGATGTGGCCCTGACCTATCTTCCTGACTGCTACCCCGACGTGAGTACATCAAGAAGAGATAGTCAAGGGGGCTGTAAAGCTCACACCTGTCTAGATTCTTGGTGATGCGCTGAATTCCATTGTGTTCGTCCGCAATGGGTTCGCAATGGTGGTTCGCTTTGCATTCACCCCTTGGGTCACTGGCATGGGAATCCAGAATTCCTTTATTCTGATCAGCATGCTGGCTCTTCTCCCCGTGACCCTGCCCATTCTCTTGATGATTTATGGTAAGAGGGCACGTTCAAGCACGGCTGATAAGTACTGGAAATATGCCGCACGACAGCCAGTTCACAGGAAGGCGTGAGTAGAGTTGACAACGGGGCTTGTGGCGACTCGTCCTCGTAGATCAGTCATAGTATTACGCAAAGGAAATCGAAGAACtcagtgaagatgaagaagactCTAATCTACTCTAGTATGGGGGAATCACATTAGTTGCTCTGCGGCACCTGGTCATTATAGTTGGTGGTATATCGCTTGAATAGACATCTCTGTAAGATTTGGAAGGCCAAAAGGCTTCTAAGCAAATCGAAATGGTGCGCCAAGCCGACATTTCATTTTAGGGCCGATCGCTGGTTGTGGCGCAGTACGGACGTTGTGGAGGCTGTAACGTGTTCGACAACGAGGTGCACACCCAACTTGGACACCCGTCTCCGTCGCTAGACTCGTTGACTGAAGTCTGTTCTCTCCGTacttactccggagtagtaGTGAGTCTGCCTTTCAAAGAGGGTCTTGTGATTCCGTCATGAACCGTGGTTTTCTGTCCATTTATGGAGATAATTCATTACGGTTGGGTAATCTAGAGAAGGAACATACTTCCTAGCTCGATCATTCTTAAATAAGGAATGTAGGAGCAAGGAGTTGTGATCATTCAATATTGTCAACATCAAACGATAGATAGCATAAAGAGATAATCGTCCGGACCCAACACGGTTATCGTACAAATACATATCACTGACTACAAACACCAATTCCCATAGTAATACAGAAGGCAGATGCTTAGGCCCAATTAAGATAAGGAAAGTTGTTATTTCAATTATAACTTGCTATGTACTTCATGAACCCCGAGGCAAATCGATACTATCCTCTATTACCGCTATTTTTCATCTCGTAACCATGCATTTCCCGATCATAACAGCCGTTTATACAATGTGGAATCTTTGTGATATCTATTTCACCTCGGCATAGACCTCTAACGCATCATGTAACCGCCCAAACAGACCGTCATGCCAACTCGACACCTCCTCCCATTCACTTTGTGGGAGGGTCGCGCGCATCATCCGGAGCCAGCCACCGACGATCAAGTCTGCATAGCTCGGCCTTGTACCGAGGAGAAAGGGCCCACTCGGGTCCCTTACGAAGAGCTTGGCCAGACCACCCAGCATTTCCCGGAATGAATCCATCACCTTCTGTCGCGCCTCGCCCACCAACGCAAAGTCCTCCCAGGACGTCATACCCGCACGTCGGACGAATTCTGCCTTACTGGTCTCGGCCGTGGCGGGATCGAAGGGGAAACCTTGCAGCGCCAGCTGGGTATGTGCGGTAAAGGCGGCGTCGACGTTCATATTGAACTTGGCGTATTCGGGAAATTCATTGTCGCGACACTCCGAGAGCGGTATCAGGATCGTCGGATGCGTGAAGGTGTAGTCGAGTGTCtgaggggggaaaaggtcACCGGCGCCGGAGGTTGGATACGTCTTCTGTAGGTAGACTGCGATATCGAAGGAGTCGCCCACCGACGCATCCGTGGCGGGGTCCTCGATGATCGGCAGGGTAAAGAAGTCGGTGCCATCGGCAAATTTGCGACACGCTGGTACTTGGAGGCTGCGGCGCACTTTTGCGATATCGGGCAAAGGGACCCAGGAGGTCGAGTAGGGAACGCCCTTGAAGTTGAGTGCCAGTCGGGCTTTCCAGGGGTTTGGGGCGCAGCAGGTTTTCTCCCGGGGAGGACGCATGGCGATGTCATAGAAAACGATCGATTTGGATGAGTTGGACAAGCTGGACAAGCTGGACATGGCGACGATGAGAGCACTGTGATCTGAAGGTGTGTCTTCTTTATGCCGTGTTAATGAAGAGGAACAACCGTGGTATTTATAAAAGAACTCAAAGAAGTAAATGAATGGAATTGAGTTTACTCATGTGGGGCCAATCCCCATGATTCACTTTGACTCATGACCGCTCATCCTGACTGGCCAAAGCTCCATCGCGTCTCCACTACCGTCCTCCGGCAGCATGCCTCAGGCTTCGTTCGGCTTCCTCAGGCCTTTGCCTCCTCAGGCTGTCcgctgcctcaggctccATTCTTTCTATGCACATATGTGCCGACCCAGTCAAGCAGTTAAGTGGACGGTTCAGAACGAGAACCTCACGCTATTACATTTCTAGAGCCGGGACTAACAAACATTTGCACACTCGGACACTCGGACGGTGAGGCGGACGGACAGGATTCTTCAAGTAGCTCATTGCAAAAGAGTACAACCGCCATCCTCAAACTAGGTAGAGCAACACATCACCCCATCTCATGTCCACACCACACAGATGCCGAAAGATTCTTACATATCTAAATACATCAGCTGGATTCCAGGTTGACTACTCCAACATTCGATATATATTGCTTCGCACAAAGAGTTTTGTTCCCGGCTGATAGAACCTCTGCCTCACGGACTCCGTCCTTGCATTCTGGGTATTTGGATCCAGTGTAcccttcttttgctcttgcTACATTGACCAGGTATGGCCAACACTGTTGAATAGCTTCCCAAAGCCTAATAATCACCCATTAGCCGACTTTAAAAGTAAAATTCGCGTGGGTAACAGGCCTGGACATACTCTATAGCCTTTATGGGTTACTGAGCCAGTAACTTGTTCAAACAACTCTCAAATCCACTGTACGTGCGCTCAAGCCAGACCCGGAGGTTAGCCCTGCCCTCTTCGTCAGGGATCGAGGACTCTCCAATCCATTTCATTTCTGTCTCATGGCGGGAAATTTGCTTCAAAAAGAAGGTAGCATAGGAATCAACACCGGGAAGATCGTCGCGGTCGACATGGAGACGAACGCTATATTTTGAGACGTCAACGCTATCGAGGGTCTCACGGATCATGATGTTTGGATTGGCGCCAAAAGCGATTGTACGCGTGGAACCGATACCGAACCCCTCGACAGTCGTGAGGATACAGTCGGGCATCCATAATTTGGGAGAaccaaaagcagaaagaagagccCAAACCTCTCCGATAGGGGCATGGACTGTTCCAGTATATTCGTATACCTTGACGACGGCCATGGTTGGGCAGTAAAGTGATGACAAGCTGCTGGAATGTGAGCATGGGGTCGTAAGTCTCCTGCATTCCCAGAGTCATGTCGCGCCAGTCGCAGTTCCAACTGTTGGCAACGAAGCGCTTCACGCCCATTCGTTCTGCAGCGCGGAGCAAGAGTAGCTGACCCTCCACCACGAGCTCTGGGTGGCCCTGGTAGGCGCAAACGACGGCATCGACGCCATGGCAGGCTTTCTCTAGGCCGGTGACGTCCACGGAGGAGCTGACTTCAACAAAGTTCTCCAGCTTTTGGCGGAGCTCGCTGGGTAGCTTGGAAGGATTGCGACCTAGTCCGCGAACCTGATGGCCTCTCGAGATGAAGCTGTCGATCATACGGGAACCCAAATTTCCCGTGACACCAGCGATGAGGACAAGCATGATTGTGAGTGCTAGAGGAGAGGTTTCTTTTGACTTGTGAATTGAGGTAGTCGAGAGTCGAGAGTGTTACAGTAACATATGTGCACAAGTTTCTACATGCGGATGATTTTATAGCGCTGTATCGGACGGACATTGCATTCAGAGCCGGGGAAAATTGTCGTTGGGGAGCCACAAAACACTGACCCAACCGAATTAGAGTGTGTAAATGTCCTTTTACCTTCCAGGCGTTTTTCCATCCTCGGTTCTTCTTTAATCTGACTCTTACAGCTATTTGTCAGCGGATCCCTCTTCGGCCTGTCGACATTTCCGAACCCGACAGTTGTTCCCTCCGGGTTAGTGTCTAATTACCAGGTAACCGCAGCATAGAGATTTGTATAAAGTGCCTTCGAAAGCAAGTATGTTTTTGAATGTCCTCGAAATTTCCATATCGTGATCTCGGAAGACACCAAAGCAAGACAAAACTGTCCACGATTACTGTTCACAATATGACTCCTTTGACCGGAGTTCGAGCATCAAACAAGCAACTCACAGCTGCTACAGTCCCGCAAGTCGCCGTTTTCGTCGGTGCAACAGCAGGAATTGGCAAGGCAGCCCTGACAGAGCTTATCTCTACCGGCTTCCCTGTGAAGGCGTACATAATCGGTCGCGATGAGGCAGCGTTCGAGCCTGCTCTGAGCGAGTTGAGGGCTTCATACTCATCTGCCATATTGGTATTTCTTCAGGGGGAGATCTCTTTGCTGGCCGAAGCCAAGCGCCTGACGAATATTATCCTTAGGCGTGAGGGCTATATTGacttgcttttcctctcGGCTGgcttcctccctttccttggaCGGCAGGGTACGTCAGAACCAACCAAAATCACAATTTCTTTGCTCGTCCATGTTCAGCTCAAACAGCTTATCCATCCAACCAAGATTGTTTGGCTGCTGATAACTTTTACACCAATTGCAGAATCTACAGAAGGCGTTGAGCTATCCACAGCCGTGGCGTACTACAGCCGACAGATTTTCATCCGCcgtctccttcccctcctccggGCCAAAGCCAAAACGACTCAGTCCCAACATGATGCGTCTTTCCGGCCGCGGATCGTGAACGTACTCGCTGCGGGTGCTGAAACGAGTACCGAAAACCTATTCCTCGACGACCTGCAGCTCAAGCAGGACGGCCATTTCAGTGTCCCTAGCTATGCGGGGCATGTTGCTACCATGACCTCCGTCAGCCTCAGGCGGTTATCCGAGGAGGcagaaaacaagaatatcGTGGTGATACACCACCACCCTGGCCTGGTGTATACTgagatcttcaagaaaaGCTGGGGCGATCAATGGGACAGCAGCAGAGAACATGCTAGACCCCCTGCCCCGGATGATATTGAGCGCTCGACTCCTGCTGAAGCTGGGGAGCGCGCGCTTTACCTGATGACGAGTGCTAAGTATGGTGGGGTGGGTGTTCCAatgggggagggggaggctGCTGGGCTGACTGTTCGCGGGACGAGGGATGGGTCTCTCCTATGTGTGGGCGATAAGCTAGAGACATTGAGCAGCGTTTCTCGGATTCTTGACTCTCTTGAAGACAGCGGGGCTGCTGAGACGATCTGGAGTTATACTGACAAGGTCATTGGGGGTTACTTGTAACTTGACTATAACCAGTGTTGGCCGGACTCAAGTTGTATTGGGaatgtatgtacggagtcTGCGGTGTAAGTATTGTATGTCTTCGGACcccggagaagaagcaagcTATCGGGTTGGATTATCAATCATAAACTGCTACTGATAGATAAAATCCAGTATCATCCAGTACTGCAGCTGACTAGAGCACATCTTGCAATCTACCCCCTTCCATCATGGTGCGGTACTCGGATAGCAGGAGCATCCCGGTTGGGCGAGAACTCCAGCTGGGCGGGAACCTTGTTCGTCTCTCCTTGCGCAGCTGATCAACCCTGGCCCTATCGCCACTACGCAGCGCAACAATATCCCAGACCGCATGCTCATTCCTCACCCAGGATCTATCCAGGATGTCCAGTACCTCACTGGGGATACCGTCAACCAGGCTCCCCGCTTCTGACTCTAGAATCACTTGGAGTTCTGAGACGGTAGGGTTGGCATCCTCAGACGCAAACTGCTGTGCGGCTGCGACCAACGCGCGGCCAGAAACCTTCAGACCCTTTGCGTACTGGAGGAACGTTTTGAGAAGGACCATGTTGTCGGCCTTCCCAAGTGCAGCTTCGAGCGGTGTCTGAAGCCTATTGCCATCCTCGCCGCCTTCATCCTGCCGAACATCTCTCTCCAGCACCCGAGGCGCGTTGGGGTCCGCGCCCCGCTCCAAAAGCAGCCGGACTACCCTTGGGCGCTTCCAATCCAAAGCACTGAATAAAGGAGTACTGTGATCACTACCGTCCGAGTCAAATCTCGCACCTCGATCCAGGAGGAGATTAACAAGGCTGGGGTCGCCAATACAGCATGCAATGTGAAGGGCCTTGATGTGATTGGAGAGACACCCAAGTTCGGGGTTGGCGCCGCTGTCCAGAAGACATTGCACTATTCTTTCCATGTCAAGGATAGCCAGTCGGTCGCGCGTCCTTTGTCGTGTATGGTCGCCTTGT
Proteins encoded in this window:
- a CDS encoding uncharacterized protein (synaptic vesicle transporter SVOP and related transporters (major facilitator superfamily)) codes for the protein MSNSDPNDVFPPGTIKLEERQGVESEFKLSPTPSDDPDDPLNWSPLRKAVNFGLTCSYVLFTLVLVDINSLAYRGYMSELGLTYATFNQASGSNFAGLAIGWLLFIPCVPKFWPSPYLLAQCDCAVGMCYLVGKLSQGWRTHWCQSAGSVSEAVVMITIVDLFFVHQHARMNGIFLFMQSLGSTGGPIAAGYIVVSMGWRWMWWMIAIFPGVNLILVLFFFVEPKYIPLVKVATPSTLRVATRSTVDARHSRKTVRQRLAFVTKTDMPIVQHFYQPLLILFSFPAVAYTAITYGTILAWFSANTSSSSYFVLDDPYEFSASAIGLLHLGGFLGTFIATLTVPAQNDSFIVRAAKKNGRVFEPDMRLWMSIPGALLNCAGLFIYGQGIYGFGFITTADVALTYLPDCYPDILGDALNSIVFVRNGFAMVVRFAFTPWVTGMGIQNSFILISMLALLPVTLPILLMIYGKRARSSTADKYWKYAARQPVHRKA
- a CDS encoding uncharacterized protein (predicted protein), producing MSSLSSLSNSSKSIVFYDIAMRPPREKTCCAPNPWKARLALNFKGVPYSTSWVPLPDIAKVRRSLQVPACRKFADGTDFFTLPIIEDPATDASVGDSFDIAVYLQKTYPTSGAGDLFPPQTLDYTFTHPTILIPLSECRDNEFPEYAKFNMNVDAAFTAHTQLALQGFPFDPATAETSKAEFVRRAGMTSWEDFALVGEARQKVMDSFREMLGGLAKLFVRDPSGPFLLGTRPSYADLIVGGWLRMMRATLPQSEWEEVSSWHDGLFGRLHDALEVYAEVK
- a CDS encoding uncharacterized protein (predicted protein); the protein is MLVLIAGVTGNLGSRMIDSFISRGHQVRGLGRNPSKLPSELRQKLENFVEVSSSVDVTGLEKACHGVDAVVCAYQGHPELVVEVHAPIGEVWALLSAFGSPKLWMPDCILTTVEGFGIGSTRTIAFGANPNIMIRETLDSVDVSKYSVRLHVDRDDLPGVDSYATFFLKQISRHETEMKWIGESSIPDEEGRANLRVWLERTYSGFESCLNKLLAQ
- a CDS encoding uncharacterized protein (predicted protein) encodes the protein MTPLTGVRASNKQLTAATVPQVAVFVGATAGIGKAALTELISTGFPVKAYIIGRDEAAFEPALSELRASYSSAILVFLQGEISLLAEAKRLTNIILRREGYIDLLFLSAGFLPFLGRQGTSEPTKITISLLVHVQLKQLIHPTKIVWLLITFTPIAESTEGVELSTAVAYYSRQIFIRRLLPLLRAKAKTTQSQHDASFRPRIVNVLAAGAETSTENLFLDDLQLKQDGHFSVPSYAGHVATMTSVSLRRLSEEAENKNIVVIHHHPGLVYTEIFKKSWGDQWDSSREHARPPAPDDIERSTPAEAGERALYLMTSAKYGGVGVPMGEGEAAGLTVRGTRDGSLLCVGDKLETLSSVSRILDSLEDSGAAETIWSYTDKVIGGYL